The window GCTCCCGGCATGAAAAAACCCCCGCACAGGCGAGGGGAGCCGCGTCGATGCCCGGGGACCGGGCTCTGCTCGACGCGGCTACGGAAGGAGCAGCCGGATGTCCATGCGCCCAGTGTACGCGCGGATGCGGGCGGGCCGCCGACCGGCCCGCCCGCGGGCACTCAGCCGATCGCGTTGGCGCTGGAGCCGGCAGCGGGCGCGGGTTCACGCGCCCAGCACACCTGCCAAGACCAGCAGCACCACCACGGTGCCGATCGTGGTCACCAGCACCGTGTCACGCGCCAGGTTCTCGGAGGCCTCGTAGCGGGCGGCGGCCACGTACACGTTCTGCGCGGTGGGCAGTGCGGCCATCACCACCACCGCGTACAGATCCTGCCCCCGCAGGCCCAGCGCGGCGCCGATCCCCAGGGCGATCAGCGGCATCACCACGAGCTTGGTCGCCGAGGACACCGCGATCAGGCCCCGGTAGCCGTCGTCCCGGGCGAAGGGCCGAGAGCCGTACAGCGACAGCCCGTAGGCCAGCAGCATCGCCGGGATCGCCATGTCGGCCAGGGAGCGCACCGGCTCGAGCATCACCTCGGGGATCCGCACCCCAGCCGCCGACAGCACCAGACCCACCGCCGAGGCGATGATCGTGGGGTTGGCCAGGATGCTGCGGGCCACGCCCGCCGGGCCGGGACTGCGCTCCTGCGTCAGCGCGTGCAGCACGAACAGGTACAGCGGGGTGTACACCGCCTGCTGGAACAGGATCACCGGGATCGCATGGGAGATGTCCCCCAGCACGTAGGCGGCGATGGGGAACCCCATGTTCGCGCCGTTGACCACGGAGCCGCTGATCGCCGCGACCACCAGGTCCACGCCGCGGCGTGATGTCGCCACCCGCAGCACCCCCAGCAGCAGCCCACCAGTGAGCAGGCCGGCGAGCGCGGCCACCAGCATCGGGGTGGACAGCACCTCGCCCGGTTCGGACTGCAGCAGCCCCACCAGGACCAGGGCCGGTGAGGCGAGGAAGAACGTGGTGCGGTTCAGCACATAGCGGGCATGAGGGCCCAGCACTCCGGTGCGGGCGGTGAGCCAGCCCACCCCGATCAGGGCCCAGACGATGAAGAAGCCGCTGAGGACCCCGGACATCGTTCAGTCGCCCTGGGGGAGATAGCCCACAGTGGTGGGGGTCAGCGGCTGGAGACCTGGCCCGGCATGCCGGGCACAGCCTCAGCGGGATCGTTGCCGATCTGCACGACGCGGTTCTCGCCGTCCACGTGCACCACGGTGGGTTCGTGACGGCGGGCGTCGGCATCCTCGAACAGCCCGTAGGCCATGATGATCACCAGGTCCCCGGGCTGGACCAGATGAGCGGCCGCGCCGTTGATGCTGATCTTCCCGGAGCCGCGCTCGCCGGTGATGGCGTAGGTCTCTAGACGGGAGCCGTTGGTCACGTCCACGATGGAGACCTGCTCGTTCTCCAGGATGCCCGCGGCCTCCAGCAGATCGGCGTCGATGGTCACCGACCCCACGTAATGGAGGTCGGCCTGGGTCACCGTGGCCCGGTGGATCTTCGAAGTCATCAGTGTTCGCAGCATCGCCCCCAGTCTCGCATGCGCGATGATGGGTACCGCCCCACCGTCAGGAGAATCACGATGCCCAAGGCACGCCGCCGATCGGCCCACCGTTCCCAGCGCTTCGAGGAGATGGCCCTTCCCGAGGAGGTGCTCGGCGTCCTCGCCCAGCAGGGACTGGACCGCTCATTCGAGATCCAGGAGGCGATCCTGCCTGACGCCCTGGCCGGCCGCGACGTGCTGGCCCGGGCCGAGACCGGCTCCGGCAAGACCCTCGCCTTCACCTTGGCGATGACCTCCCGCTTCCGCGGCCGCAAGGTCCACCGCCGTCGCCCCCTGGGCGTGGTGCTGGTTCCCACCCGCGAGCTGGCCGTGCAGGTGGTCGACACCATCCACCCCTTCGCCCGTTCCCTGGGCATCCGGGCCCAGCTGGTCGCCGGCGGCATGAACATCGAGAAGCAGGCCGATGCCGTGGCCCGCGGGGTGGAGATCATCGTGGCCACCCCCGGCCGCCTGATCGACCTGGCCGAGCGCGGCGCGCTGATGCTGGACCGGGTGGAGACCACCGTGATCGACGAGGCCGACCACATGGCCGACCTCGGCTTCCTGCCGCAGGTGCGCGACATCCTCGCCGCCGTCCCCATGGGCACCCAGAAGATGCTGTTCTCGGCCACCCTGGACGGGCAGGTCGAGGAGATCGTGGACGCGTTCCTGGTGGACCCGGTCACCCACGAGACCGTGCCTGTGGCCGCTGCGGTGACCACCATGCGCCACCACGTGCTGGCCATCGAGCCCTCCGCCAAGCGCGAGGTCACCGCCCGCCTCGCAGCCCGGCGCGGACGCACGCTGCTGTTCACCCGCACCCAGCTCGGCGCCGAGCGCGTGGCACAGGAACTGGTGGAGGTGGGCGTGGCCGCCGCCGCCCTGCACGGCAGCAAGCAGCAGGGCCTGCGCACCAACGTGCTGGCCGGTTTCCGCCAGGGTGGGTTCCCCGTGCTCGTGGCCACCGACGTGGCCGCCCGCGGGCTCCACATCGACGACGTCACCATGGTGGTGCACGTGGACCCGGCCGACGACGTCAAGGAGTACGTGCACCGCTCGGGCCGTACCGCACGCGCCGGCGCCGAGGGCACCGTGGTGACCCTCGCCCTGCCGCACCAGGTCAAGAAGACCCGCTCCGTGGTCGAGGGAGCCCGGGTGGAGCCGGGCTGGGACGAGGTGGCCGACGGCGAGGCCGAGGTGCTCGGCGCCCTCGGGGGCCGTCGCCCCGCGGGAGAGCCCGTGGACGATCCCGCGATGACGAAGTACAAGGGCGCGCCGCGCAAGCTGGATCTCAGCCGCGGGGGTAAGCGCCCCGGGGCCGACGCCCAGCGGGCCGAGGAGCGCCGCGCCAATGAGGAGCGTCGTGCCTCCTGGGAGGACGACGAGGAGTTCGTCGGTCGTGCAGGGGCCGGCGCACGCGGGCGGGGCGCTCGTGGAGCGTCCCGCAGCGCCACCGGCGCACAGTCCGCCCGCGGCGCCGGCAAGCGCGGCGCCGGCGGCAGGAGTGCTGCCGGCGGTCGCGGCCAGGAGAACCCGGGCGGTCGCCGTGGAGCCGCCGGACGTGGAGGTGCTTCCGGACGTGGCGGTGCCGCTGGTCGTGGCGGTGCCCGCGGCGGCCGGAGGGGCTCGCGATGAGCATCAGCCTGTTCGACCTGTTCAAGATCGGCATCGGCCCCTCCAGCTCCCACACCGTGGGGCCGATGCGGGCCGCAGCCGTGTTCGCCCGCCAGGTGCTGGAGGACCCGCTGATCGCGCCGCGCCTGGCGGATGTGGCAGTGCACCTGTACGGCTCGCTCGCCGCCACCGGACACGGCCACGGGACCCTGGACGCGGTGGTGATGGGCCTGGAGGGAGCCGACCCGGAGACCGTCGACCCTGTGGCCGGTCGTGAGCGCGTGGCCACGATCGAGCGCGAGGGCGGGCTGCTGCTGGACGGCCGCATCCCCGTCACGCTGCGGCCCAGCAGCATCGTGCTGCACCCCCTCACCTTCCTGCCCCAGCACTCCAACGGCATGACCTTCATCGCGCTGGATGCCGAGGGCGAGGAACTGCTGCGCCGCCCCATGTTCTCGGTGGGCGGCGGCTTCGTGGTGGACGAGGCCGACATGGACCAGCCCATGTCCGAGGTGGCCTCCGAGGAGCAGGGCAGCGCGATCTTCACCACCGGCGACGAGCTGCTGCGGGTGTGCGAGGAGCGCGGCATCTCGATCTCCGAGGCGATGCTGTTGCGGGAGCGGCAGTGGCGCAGCGACGAGGAGATCCGTGCCGGGGCCCTGGCCATCTGGCGCACCATGAGCGACTGCATCGAGCAGGGGGTGCGCACCCACGGCACCCTCCCCGGTGGCCTGGAGGTGAAGCGCCGTGCGGCCTCCTGGTACGAGTCCCTCAGCGCGGAGGACCCGGTCAAGCTGCCGATGAACGCCTTCGAGTGGGTGTCCCTGGCGGCGTTGGCCGTCAATGAGGAGAACGCCGCCGGTGGCCGCGTGGTCACCGCCCCCACCAATGGGGCCGCCGGCATCATCCCGGCGGTGATGCACTTCGCGACCACCTACATCCAGGGTGTGGACCCCGACGAGATCGCGGTGCGGTTCCTGCTCACGGCCGGCGCCATCGGCTCCCTCTACAAGGAGCACGCCTCGATCTCCGGCGCCGAGGTGGGCTGCCAGGGCGAGGTGGGCTCGGCCTGCTCGATGGCGGCTGCCGCTCTGTGCGAGGCGATGGGCGGCAAGCCTGCCCAGGTGGAGAACGCCGCCGAGATCGCGATGGAGCACAACCTGGGACTGACCTGCGACCCCGTGGGCGGCCTGGTGCAGGTCCCGTGCATCGAGCGCAACGCCATGGCCGCCGTCAAGGCCATCACTGCTGCCCGCTTCGCGCTGCGTGGCACCGGGGAGCACTTCGTGTCCCTGGACACCGTGATCGAGACGATGCGGCAGACGGGCAAGGACATGAACGAGCGGTACAAGGAGACCGCCATGGGCGGTCTCGCGGTCACCGCGGTGCCGGTGAGCCGTCCGGACTGCTGAGGTCCGGGTCGCCTGGTGCGGGGCCGCTGACGAGCACCACCTCGCGCGGCACCGCCGCCGCACCCAGCCGGTCGCGCACCAGCGCCCTCAGCTCCTCGACACCGGGGGTCCCCGAGTCGTCGACGGTGTCAGCAACGGTGACCTCCGCGACGGTGCGGGTGCCGTAGCGCTGATCGTCCACCAGGCGCAGGCGCACTCCCGCGACCCCGGGGTGGCCGGCGAGCAGGCGAGCGACCGCCTTCGGGTGATGGAGCATCCCTCCGGAGGAGACGGCCCCGTCGGCCCGCCCCGTGACCACGACACGGCCCCGGGCATCGACGCTCCCGCGATCGGTGACCAGCTCACGGCCCCCGGTGAACGGGCTGCGCACGTGCAGCAGGCCGTGCTGCTCCCGGATCCGCACGCCCCGAAGGGGCCTTCCGTCCACGGTCAGGGAGCCGGTCTCGGTGGTGCCGTAGACGTCGTGCACCCGGGCACGGAAATGCCGGGCCAGATCCGCCCGCAGGTCCGGCGCGAGCACATCGGAGCCGGATACCACGCGCGCGATGCGCAGGGGCCTGCCCTCGCAGCGGGCCTGGTCGGCAGTCAGCACATCGGCCAGGTGCACCGGTACCCCGGTGAGGATCCGGGGTGCGGTGTCGCGCAGCAGCCGCACCCTGGCCGCGGGACGCAGGTGGGTGAGGTCCACCAGCGGGGCCCCGAGCGCCAATGCCCCCAGGGCGACCAGCAGGCCGTGTCCGTGGACCCCCGGGGCGGCACTGGCGATCCGCACCCCCGGTCGCAGCCCGATGCGTCGCGCCAGGTCCAGCAGGGTGCGCAGCTGCGCGGGGGTGAGCGGTCCACGATGCTGCAGGTGCGGGTCACCCGTGCTGCCGCTGGAGCGCAGGTCGAGCGCACCATCGGAGGCCAGGGCCGTGGCGAGCACCTGCCGCAGCGGGGCATCGGCCGGGAGGTCCGTGAGACGTGGGGCACGATCACCGCGGCCGCGCAGGAGCGTGGCGATGTCCTGCAGCTCCCTGGCCGTCAGCTCGCCGTGAGCATCGGTGAGCACCACCCGGCGGGGCCGCAGGCCCGCTCGCAGCCTCAGGGCGCTGCCGGCCTGGATGAGCCTCATGCACGGCCCCGTCCTGCGGGCCGGGCAGGCCGGTCCCGCCGCAGCAGGCGCGCTGCCACGTCCCCGCCCACGCCGGCGAGCCGGGCGGCCGTGGTCGGGGCGGCCTGCGAGAGGACGGCACCCGCTCTCACCCAGGGCGGTGAGACCAGCGTGCGGCGGGAGTTGAGACCGCGCAGCACCATGGCGGCACCCTGATCGGGGGTCATTGAATATTCGCCTCGCTGGGGTCCGCTGATCGAGGGTTCGGGTGCCACGTCGCTGCCGTAGCGGTGGCGTCGTTCGGGACCACCAGTGGTGTCGTTGGGGCCGCTCTGTCTACGCTCCTTCCGCCGTGTGTATAGGGCACGCGGCGGAAGGAGCAATCTGGAATGGTACGGAAGATCAGGGCGAAGCTGGTGCTCCAGCTGCGCGCAGAAGGTCTGTCGGGGCGAGCGATTTCGTCCTCGCAGGGCATGTCCCGCAAGTCCGTGAGGGCGGTGTTCGAGGCCGCTGACGCTGCAGGGATCGGGTGGGGCGATATCGCGGACGTCGCCGATGAGCAGGTGTATGCCCGGTTGTTCCCGGGCCGGGGCGAGCACGAGAGCGTGTTCGCACAGCCGGACTGGGAACAGGTCCATCGAGAGATGGCCAGGGTCGGCGTGACGCTGAAGCTGTTGCACGGCGAGTACTTCGACGCGACCACGGCGGCTGGGGATCCGGCGATGGGGTATGACCGGTTTTGCCGCACCTACCAGCACCACGTCATGGTCACCGGTGCCGCTTCGAGAGTCGGTCACAAGGCCGGCCAGAGCGTGGAGGTCGACTGGTCCGGCCCCACGATGGAGCTGGCCGATCCGGTCACCGGCGAGGTCTCGAAGGTGTTCTTGTTCGTTGCCTGCCTGCCTTTTTCTCGTTACGCGTTCTGCTTCCCGGCGCTGGATATGCGCCAGGAGTCCTGGCTGCGAGCGCACGTAGCGATGTTCGAGGCGCTGGGCGGGACGGTCCCGAGGATCGTTCCGGACAACCTCAAGACCGGTGTGGTGAAGCACCCCCGCGAGGGCGAGATCGTCCTGAACGATGCGTATCGCGAGATGGCAGCGCATTACTCGGCGGCGGTGCTCCCGGGGAGGGTGCGGAAACCGAAAGACAAGGCGAGCGTGGAGAACACCGTCGCGCACGTCGCGACCTGGGTCATCGCCGGGCTGCGGGATCAGCGATTCACGTCCCTGCCCGAACTTGCAGCCGCCATCGGGCAGCGGATGGAGGCCTATAACGCGGAGCCGTTCCAGAAGCGGCCCGGATCCCGCGCCAGCGTGTTCGACGCGGAGGAGCGGCCGCTGCTGACGCCGCTGCCGGCGGTGCCCTACGAGATCTCGACATGGCACTACGGACGACGAGTGGGCAGGAACGGGCACGTCACGTTCGCGCGGAACTTCTACTCCGCGCCGTTCGCGCACATCGGCGCGAAGGTCGATCTGCGCATCACGGCCCGGACGCTGGAGATCTATCAGGGCAGCCAGCGACTGACCAGTCACCTGCTGCTCCCGGAGACCGCGAGCAATGAGTACCGCACCAACGACGCGGACCTACCTGCGGGCGAGCGTTTCCAGGCCTGGGACGCGCAGAGGGTGCGGGCGTGGGCAGATCGGGTCGGGCCGGCCACGGTGATCGTGATCCAGCGGATCTTCGAGTCCGTGCCGATCGTGGAACAGGGCCTGGATCCCGCGTTGGCGGTGCTACGGCTCTCTCGCCGCTTCTCCGTAGATCGGGTCGAGGCGGCCTGCGCACTCGCGCTGACGGGACGGGTCCGTTCACCGCGCTATGCGCATCTGCACCCGATCTTGGCCACCGGGCAGGACAAGGTCGCCGCCCTGCGTCCACCCCGCGAGGAACCCGCGGAAGACGGCGGATACGTCCGTGGCGCCGACTACTACGCCGGAGGTGTCCGGTGAGCGTGATCGATAACGACACGAAGCGGAAGCTGCGCGAGATGGGCGCGACCGCGCTGCTGGACGCGATCGATGCCCAGGATGAGGCTCACGTGCTGGGGATGTCGTTCCAGGAACGGCTCCAGCTGATCGTGGACGAGGCGCATTCCATCTTCAATCATGGAAAGGTCGAGGGTCTGATCCGCCGGGCGGGGCTGCGTTATCCCGGAGCGGACCTGCGGCGGCTGGATCTGGTCGAGGAACGGGGACTGAACCGGAACGTGATCGCGCAACTGGCAACCTGCTCCTTCATCCAGCGGCAACAGAACGTGGTCTTCCAGGGCTTCACCGGCTCAGGGAAGTCCTACCTCGGCTGCGCGCTGGCGAAGCAGGCCTGCCAGCACCGGCTCCGAGCCCACTACATCCGAATGCCCGACCTCGAAGAGGCCTGGGCCCTGGCAAAGGACAAGCCGCAGGGCCAGACGAAGTTCCTGCGGAAGTACTCCACGTTCTCGCTGCTGGTGATCGACGAGTGGCTGCTGGACCATCCTGACGAGGGAATGCGTTCGATGCTGCTGGAACTGCTCGAGCGCCGCTATGACACCGGCTCGACCGTGTTCTGCACCCAGTACCCGAAGAAGGACTGGCACGCCCGGCTCGGTGGAGCAGTCCACGCCGATGCGATCATGGACCGCATCGTGCACAACACAATCTGGATCGACACCGGCGACAGGAACATGCGAGAACACACCGCACTGCCCCAGTGACCCGATGCCGGCGGGAGCCAGTGGTCCCCACCGCGGCGGCTACTGGCCCCCGTCGGCACGATCGGCGGTCCCCAAGAGCAAGATTCGGTGGCTCCCACGACTACGAATACTCAGTCATCGCACCGCGCGGCGAGGCCCCGTAGGTGGGAGCCGCCATCGCGGTGGCCACCAGCGGCATCTCCACGATGCTCATCCCGACGCCCCGGGCAGCGGCCTCCGGGCGCAGCGCGCGCAACCAGGTGTCCAGTCCGCTCTTGGTGGCGGCGTAGGCCGCCCACCCGGGGGTGGGGATGCGCGTGGCGGCACTGGTGACGGCGACGACGCGACCGCTGCCGCGCGCGCACATCGGCTCCAGCAACCCCAGGATCAGGGTGGCCGGTCCCAGCATGTTGGTGCCGGCCAGGCGCACCAGGTCGTGGGGTCGCCCGAAGCTCGCCGCCAGGCGGCGGCGGATCGAATGGCCGGCCAGCACCACCACCGCATCGGGCACGCCCTCGGCGAGGACCTGCCGCACCAGGTCCGTCACGGCCTCCTGATCACGCATGTCGCAGGGATGCACGCTCGCGGTCCCGCCCGCTGCGTGTACCTGGCCTGCGAGCTGCTCGAGCCGGTCGTGGTCCCGGGCGGTGAGCACCAGGTGCTCACCGCGGGAGGCGAGGCGCAGGGCAAGGGCGGCACCGATACCGCCGGTCGCACCGGTCAGGACGATCATGACCCCAGCCCACCACAGGTGGCGGGCCGGTCCCTCACCAGGAACCGCGACGGTACGGGCCGGGGTACAGGCTGGCGTCGTGCACCCCCAGCTCGTGGGCGGCGCGCTGCGGCCACGACGGCTCGCGCAGGGCTGCGCGTCCCACCGCCACGTGGTCCGCGTCGCCGCGGGCCAGGATCTCCTGGGCATGCACGGGCTCGGTGATCAGGCCCACGGCCGCCACCGGGATCCCGGTGGCCTCCCGGATCGAGCGGGCGAAGCCCACCTGGTACTCCGGCTTCACCGCGATATCGGCGATCACCGCCCCGCCGGTGGAGACGTGCAGGGCATCCACCCCGATGCGGGAGAGTGTGCACGCCAGCTCGATCGAGTGCCGGGTGTGCCAGCCGCCGTCGATCCAGTCGGTGGCGCTGATCCGCACGATCAGAGGCTTGTGCGCGGGCCACGCGTCCCGGACGGCCCGTGCGATCTCCAGGGCCAGGCGGCTGCGGCCCGTGTCGTTGCCGCCGTACTCGTCGGTGC is drawn from Brachybacterium muris and contains these coding sequences:
- a CDS encoding AEC family transporter, translated to MSGVLSGFFIVWALIGVGWLTARTGVLGPHARYVLNRTTFFLASPALVLVGLLQSEPGEVLSTPMLVAALAGLLTGGLLLGVLRVATSRRGVDLVVAAISGSVVNGANMGFPIAAYVLGDISHAIPVILFQQAVYTPLYLFVLHALTQERSPGPAGVARSILANPTIIASAVGLVLSAAGVRIPEVMLEPVRSLADMAIPAMLLAYGLSLYGSRPFARDDGYRGLIAVSSATKLVVMPLIALGIGAALGLRGQDLYAVVVMAALPTAQNVYVAAARYEASENLARDTVLVTTIGTVVVLLVLAGVLGA
- the panD gene encoding aspartate 1-decarboxylase — translated: MLRTLMTSKIHRATVTQADLHYVGSVTIDADLLEAAGILENEQVSIVDVTNGSRLETYAITGERGSGKISINGAAAHLVQPGDLVIIMAYGLFEDADARRHEPTVVHVDGENRVVQIGNDPAEAVPGMPGQVSSR
- a CDS encoding DEAD/DEAH box helicase; its protein translation is MPKARRRSAHRSQRFEEMALPEEVLGVLAQQGLDRSFEIQEAILPDALAGRDVLARAETGSGKTLAFTLAMTSRFRGRKVHRRRPLGVVLVPTRELAVQVVDTIHPFARSLGIRAQLVAGGMNIEKQADAVARGVEIIVATPGRLIDLAERGALMLDRVETTVIDEADHMADLGFLPQVRDILAAVPMGTQKMLFSATLDGQVEEIVDAFLVDPVTHETVPVAAAVTTMRHHVLAIEPSAKREVTARLAARRGRTLLFTRTQLGAERVAQELVEVGVAAAALHGSKQQGLRTNVLAGFRQGGFPVLVATDVAARGLHIDDVTMVVHVDPADDVKEYVHRSGRTARAGAEGTVVTLALPHQVKKTRSVVEGARVEPGWDEVADGEAEVLGALGGRRPAGEPVDDPAMTKYKGAPRKLDLSRGGKRPGADAQRAEERRANEERRASWEDDEEFVGRAGAGARGRGARGASRSATGAQSARGAGKRGAGGRSAAGGRGQENPGGRRGAAGRGGASGRGGAAGRGGARGGRRGSR
- a CDS encoding L-serine ammonia-lyase, whose protein sequence is MSISLFDLFKIGIGPSSSHTVGPMRAAAVFARQVLEDPLIAPRLADVAVHLYGSLAATGHGHGTLDAVVMGLEGADPETVDPVAGRERVATIEREGGLLLDGRIPVTLRPSSIVLHPLTFLPQHSNGMTFIALDAEGEELLRRPMFSVGGGFVVDEADMDQPMSEVASEEQGSAIFTTGDELLRVCEERGISISEAMLLRERQWRSDEEIRAGALAIWRTMSDCIEQGVRTHGTLPGGLEVKRRAASWYESLSAEDPVKLPMNAFEWVSLAALAVNEENAAGGRVVTAPTNGAAGIIPAVMHFATTYIQGVDPDEIAVRFLLTAGAIGSLYKEHASISGAEVGCQGEVGSACSMAAAALCEAMGGKPAQVENAAEIAMEHNLGLTCDPVGGLVQVPCIERNAMAAVKAITAARFALRGTGEHFVSLDTVIETMRQTGKDMNERYKETAMGGLAVTAVPVSRPDC
- a CDS encoding AMP-binding protein; translated protein: MRLIQAGSALRLRAGLRPRRVVLTDAHGELTARELQDIATLLRGRGDRAPRLTDLPADAPLRQVLATALASDGALDLRSSGSTGDPHLQHRGPLTPAQLRTLLDLARRIGLRPGVRIASAAPGVHGHGLLVALGALALGAPLVDLTHLRPAARVRLLRDTAPRILTGVPVHLADVLTADQARCEGRPLRIARVVSGSDVLAPDLRADLARHFRARVHDVYGTTETGSLTVDGRPLRGVRIREQHGLLHVRSPFTGGRELVTDRGSVDARGRVVVTGRADGAVSSGGMLHHPKAVARLLAGHPGVAGVRLRLVDDQRYGTRTVAEVTVADTVDDSGTPGVEELRALVRDRLGAAAVPREVVLVSGPAPGDPDLSSPDGSPAPR
- the istA gene encoding IS21 family transposase — protein: MVRKIRAKLVLQLRAEGLSGRAISSSQGMSRKSVRAVFEAADAAGIGWGDIADVADEQVYARLFPGRGEHESVFAQPDWEQVHREMARVGVTLKLLHGEYFDATTAAGDPAMGYDRFCRTYQHHVMVTGAASRVGHKAGQSVEVDWSGPTMELADPVTGEVSKVFLFVACLPFSRYAFCFPALDMRQESWLRAHVAMFEALGGTVPRIVPDNLKTGVVKHPREGEIVLNDAYREMAAHYSAAVLPGRVRKPKDKASVENTVAHVATWVIAGLRDQRFTSLPELAAAIGQRMEAYNAEPFQKRPGSRASVFDAEERPLLTPLPAVPYEISTWHYGRRVGRNGHVTFARNFYSAPFAHIGAKVDLRITARTLEIYQGSQRLTSHLLLPETASNEYRTNDADLPAGERFQAWDAQRVRAWADRVGPATVIVIQRIFESVPIVEQGLDPALAVLRLSRRFSVDRVEAACALALTGRVRSPRYAHLHPILATGQDKVAALRPPREEPAEDGGYVRGADYYAGGVR
- a CDS encoding ATP-binding protein, with translation MSVIDNDTKRKLREMGATALLDAIDAQDEAHVLGMSFQERLQLIVDEAHSIFNHGKVEGLIRRAGLRYPGADLRRLDLVEERGLNRNVIAQLATCSFIQRQQNVVFQGFTGSGKSYLGCALAKQACQHRLRAHYIRMPDLEEAWALAKDKPQGQTKFLRKYSTFSLLVIDEWLLDHPDEGMRSMLLELLERRYDTGSTVFCTQYPKKDWHARLGGAVHADAIMDRIVHNTIWIDTGDRNMREHTALPQ
- a CDS encoding SDR family NAD(P)-dependent oxidoreductase — encoded protein: MIVLTGATGGIGAALALRLASRGEHLVLTARDHDRLEQLAGQVHAAGGTASVHPCDMRDQEAVTDLVRQVLAEGVPDAVVVLAGHSIRRRLAASFGRPHDLVRLAGTNMLGPATLILGLLEPMCARGSGRVVAVTSAATRIPTPGWAAYAATKSGLDTWLRALRPEAAARGVGMSIVEMPLVATAMAAPTYGASPRGAMTEYS